ATATCCGGGTGTGTCCGAGGAGGAATGCTATGAAGAGGCCGAAAACGTAAGCTATGTGCTGCCACTCATACTCGGCACTTCCAATTCCGAAGTGGGCTATCACATCTGGCTTTGCGACCGCCATCATGGTCAGGGTTCCGAAGCCGGCGGTCATGACCAACGTGTCAAGCAGGACTGAACTCCACCGTTTGTCCATGTTTATCCCTCCTAGAGCTTTCCGAGTATCATGAGAACACCGAAAACAATGAAAAGTGCTCCCGCGAACTTGTGAACGATCTCGATTGGTACCATTTCTCCCAGTTTGTCCCCTAGTATGGCCCCGAGCAAATTCACCGCCGCGAGACCAAGAATCGCGCCGGCGAATGCCGTCTTCCACCCGTATTTTGAGGCCAAAACCATAGTCGTGAGCTGGGTCTTGTCCCCGAGCTCCGCCAGAAAGATCATAAAAAAGATGGCGGCTATACCGTCCATCGCGCTTTCACCCTCACAGCTTTGAGAGCGCCTCGTTCATCCGCCGCATGGCCTCGGTGAGCCTCTGTTTGTCCGTAGCGTAGCTTATTCTTACCCAGCCCTCTCCGGCCTTTCCAAATGCGGTTCCCGGAATCACGACCACCCCTGCGTTTTCCAGAAGCCACTCGGCGAAGTCCTCGCTGCTCATGTCCAGGCCCGGGTCGATCTTTGCCCAGATGTAGAACGCTCCCTTTGGCTTGAACGGCGTTATGTGGGGCATCCTGTTGAGGTGCTTGAGGACGAGCCTCCTCCTCTCGGCATAGGTCTGGCGCATCTTCTCAACAGCTTCCCAGCTGCGCTTGTCCCGGAGGGCTGTTATTCCCGCTATCTGGATGAACGAGGTAACGTTACCGATGACGTAGGCGTGGAGCTTTATCATGTCCCTGATGACCTGGGTTGGGGCTATGGTGAAGCCAAGGCGCCAGCCTGTCATGGCGAATGTCTTGGAGAAGCTGTTCGCCAGAATCGTGTTGTCCGGGGCGTACTTTATCATCGGGTAGTGCTTGGCCCCCTCGTAGAGGAAGTGCTCGTAGGGTTCGTCGCTGAGTATGTACAGGTTGTAGTCCTCGGCTATGTCAGCTATTGCTTTCACGGTCTTCTTTTTGAGGACGGCGCCAGTCGGGTTGTTCGGATAGTTGATGACGAGCATCCTAGTGCGCTTGGTTATGGCCTCAACGAGCTCATCGGGGTCTATCTGGAAATCGTTCTCCTCCCTGAGGGGTATCCTGATGATTCCCGCCTCGGCTATCTTGGCGTCCTCAACGTAGCAGACGAACGCAGGGTCTGGGATGATAACGTCATCATCCTGCTCAAGGAGGGTCTGGAAGGCCAGGTAAGTGGCCTCATAGGCACCGGCCGTGACTATTATATCCCCGGGAGAAACGTCA
This window of the Thermococcus thermotolerans genome carries:
- a CDS encoding TMEM165/GDT1 family protein, which produces MDGIAAIFFMIFLAELGDKTQLTTMVLASKYGWKTAFAGAILGLAAVNLLGAILGDKLGEMVPIEIVHKFAGALFIVFGVLMILGKL
- a CDS encoding pyridoxal phosphate-dependent aminotransferase, with the protein product MKYKKRKYFLAGRINLIQRSKIRELFEKAKKMDDVISLGIGEPDFDTPQVIKEAAKRAIDEGYTHYTPNAGIPEFREAIAEYYKTHYKVDVSPGDIIVTAGAYEATYLAFQTLLEQDDDVIIPDPAFVCYVEDAKIAEAGIIRIPLREENDFQIDPDELVEAITKRTRMLVINYPNNPTGAVLKKKTVKAIADIAEDYNLYILSDEPYEHFLYEGAKHYPMIKYAPDNTILANSFSKTFAMTGWRLGFTIAPTQVIRDMIKLHAYVIGNVTSFIQIAGITALRDKRSWEAVEKMRQTYAERRRLVLKHLNRMPHITPFKPKGAFYIWAKIDPGLDMSSEDFAEWLLENAGVVVIPGTAFGKAGEGWVRISYATDKQRLTEAMRRMNEALSKL